A region from the Populus trichocarpa isolate Nisqually-1 chromosome 18, P.trichocarpa_v4.1, whole genome shotgun sequence genome encodes:
- the LOC7476227 gene encoding disease resistance protein RPM1 yields MDMIAVQVVLEKLASFVAEETRFLGGVRGGIVELQDDLYSMKYFLQDAEERSESDQGLRDWVKQVRDVAYDAEDILEEFMLRFAPSHGSGFTHHLRNLYRSIRKLSARHRLAVQLQSIKARVKAISERRNAFSLNRIDMPSTSSATVEKWHDPRLASLYLDEADVVGIENPKHLLVSWLVEGEEKLSSISVVGMGGLGKTTLVKKVYDSQPIRRSFDTHCWVTVSKSFASTELLRVALQGFLVTANEPVPDNLQSMTNLQLIDALRDYLQRRRYVIVLDDVWTVNAWETIKYAFPDCNCGSRIIFTTRLSNLAESIENSSHVYDLQALRENEAWTLFCMKAFRGEHKAVCPPELEKMSRNILKKCEGLPLAIVAIGGLLSKKKNEGLEWKKVHDCLATELKSNNDLGSLRRILQLSYDDLPYYLKQCYLYLSVFPEDYLIKRMKLIRLWIVERFVEEKQGFTMEEVAEEYLNELVNRSLIQVVEMNYFNRVKTCRVHDLMREIIQMKSREESFVMIANGARIGQNEKVRRLSIHENSEEVHSDMRFPYLWSLLSFSSHHSFEHGFRNYKLLRVLNLDRAPLSSFLPELVDLIHLRYLSLRWTMISELPESIRKLKYLEILDLKTSFVSSLPAGITQLTCLCQLRNYRHSFQPSSFFPDTHGMRVPSGIGRLTSLQKLGSVEVNEDYELVRELGKLTSLRRLGILKLREEQGMDLCYTLDRLKHLTALYLVSLNKTEFLQFDSLSSPPKYLQRLYLKCSLPALPGWIASLQYISKLVLQYSNLKSDPLKALQKLPSLVLLELRQAYAGEELCCDPSGFPKLKKLGLHELERLRRIRIAKGSMPGLERLDITACTVLETVPDGIENLNNIEDLVLWHMPSTFIKTIKRYSEDFWRVQHVTTITRIYESRGRWVSETLL; encoded by the coding sequence ATGGACATGATCGCAGTGCAGGTGGTGCTCGAGAAACTGGCTTCCTTTGTGGCAGAAGAAACACGGTTCTTGGGAGGAGTTAGAGGGGGAATCGTTGAACTACAGGATGATTTGTATAGCATGAAATATTTCCTTCAGGATGCGGAAGAAAGGAGTGAGAGTGATCAAGGACTGAGAGACTGGGTCAAACAAGTGAGAGATGTGGCTTATGATGCTGAGGACATTCTTGAAGAGTTCATGCTCCGGTTTGCTCCATCTCACGGGAGTGGTTTTACCCATCATCTTCGCAATTTATATCGTTCCATCCGTAAATTAAGTGCGCGGCACCGGCTGGCAGTCCAGTTACAAAGCATTAAAGCAAGGGTGAAAGCCATTTCAGAGAGAAGAAATGCATTTTCTTTGAATAGGATAGACATGCCATCAACCTCCAGTGCTACCGTAGAGAAATGGCATGATCCCCGGTTGGCTTCTCTTTACTTAGATGAAGCTGATGTCGTGGGGATTGAGAACCCAAAACATCTACTGGTTTCGTGGCTtgtagaaggagaagaaaagctCTCCAGTATCTCTGTGGTTGGAATGGGTGGGTTGGGAAAAACAACCCTCGTAAAGAAAGTCTATGACAGCCAACCCATCAGAAGAAGCTTTGATACCCATTGTTGGGTTACAGTTTCCAAATCATTTGCATCCACGGAGCTTCTACGAGTTGCTCTGCAGGGGTTTCTGGTGACAGCAAACGAACCTGTTCCGGATAATTTGCAATCAATGACTAACCTCCAATTAATTGATGCTCTAAGAGATTATCTACAGAGAAGGAGGTATGTCATTGTTTTGGATGATGTATGGACTGTAAACGCTTGGGAAACAATAAAGTATGCATTTCCTGATTGTAACTGTGGTAGTAGAATTATCTTCACTACACGTTTAAGTAACTTGGCTGAATCTATAGAGAACAGTAGTCATGTTTATGATCTCCAAGCTTTACGAGAAAATGAAGCTTGGACCCTCTTCTGTATGAAAGCCTTTAGAGGGGAACATAAGGCTGTATGCCCTCCAGAACTGGAAAAGATGTCTCGAAATATCTTAAAGAAGTGTGAGGGACTGCCACTTGCAATTGTAGCAATAGGAGGCCTACTgtcgaagaagaaaaatgaaggtTTGGAATGGAAGAAAGTCCATGACTGCCTAGCTACAGAATTGAAAAGTAACAACGACCTTGGGAGTCTACGTAGAATACTTCAACTAAGTTATGATGATCTTCCTTACTACCTCAAGCAGTGTTATTTGTATTTAAGTGTATTTCCAGAGGactatttgataaaaagaatgaagttgATCCGGTTATGGATAGTTGAAAGGTTTGTGGAAGAGAAGCAAGGCTTTACAATGGAGGAAGTAGCAGAGGAATACCTTAATGAACTCGTGAATAGGAGTTTGATCCAAGTGGTGgagatgaattattttaatagggTCAAGACATGTCGTGTTCATGATCTAATGCGAGAAATCATTCAAATGAAATCCAGGGAAGAATCTTTTGTTATGATAGCAAACGGAGCAAGAATCGGCCAGAATGAGAAAGTTCGGCGTCTATCAATCCATGAAAACTCTGAGGAAGTACATTCAGATATGAGATTTCCTTATCTGTGGTCTTTGTTGTCATTTTCTTCACATCATTCTTTCGAGCATGGTTTTCGCAATTACAAGCTGCTGAGAGTATTGAATTTAGATCGAGCTCCCCTTTCCAGCTTCCTACCTGAATTGGTTGATCTGATTCATTTGAGATACTTAAGCTTGAGATGGACCATGATAAGTGAGCTTCCAGAGTCCATAAGGAAGCTCAAGTACTTGGAAATACTTGATTTGAAAACGAGTTTTGTATCTTCTTTGCCTGCTGGAATCACACAACTGACATGTCTTTGCCAGCTCCGTAACTATCGACACAGTTTCCAGCCATCGTCGTTCTTCCCAGACACTCATGGAATGAGAGTTCCATCAGGAATAGGAAGATTGACGAGCCTGCAGAAATTGGGAAGCGTCGAAGTGAATGAAGATTATGAGTTAGTCAGGGAGTTGGGGAAGCTAACTTCGTTGAGAAGGCTGGGCATTTTAAAGCTGAGAGAAGAGCAGGGAATGGATCTATGTTATACTTTGGACAGGTTGAAACACCTTACTGCATTGTATCTTGTTTCACTAAACAAAACTGAATTCTTACAATTTGACTCTCTTTCATCTCCTCCGAAATATCTCCAACGACTATATCTCAAATGTAGTCTTCCAGCTTTACCAGGATGGATAGCTTCACTCCAGTATATTTCCAAGCTAGTGCTTCAATATTCTAATCTGAAAAGTGATCCTCTCAAGGCCCTCCAGAAATTGCCTAGTTTGGTGTTGCTTGAACTCCGTCAAGCTTATGCAGGGGAAGAACTGTGTTGTGATCCTAGTGGATTTCCAAAGTTGAAGAAGCTAGGTCTCCATGAACTGGAGAGATTGCGGCGCATCAGAATAGCAAAAGGATCAATGCCTGGGTTAGAGAGGCTAGACATCACAGCATGCACGGTGCTAGAAACCGTGCCGGATGGGATTGAAAACCTGAACAATATAGAAGACCTGGTTCTGTGGCATATGCCTTCAACATTCATCAAGACAATAAAGAGGTACAGTGAAGATTTCTGGAGAGTTCAACATGTCACAACAATCACCCGTATCTACGAGAGCCGGGGGAGATGGGTCTCTGAAACTCTTCTGTAA
- the LOC7476226 gene encoding protein GLUTAMINE DUMPER 2, which produces MRHISHLDTTISTTKAAATSPSPPAVVQPRSPWHSPVPYLFGGLAAMLGLIAFALLILACSYWRISGRLDSENEGNDLESGNEKEGKPENKVFEEKFLVIMAGNEKPTFLATPVCSKASSFVAKIDNQEEAKTGSTPTGHDDKVKNQEMIGDSHDQAATTTTEENTETQENQQAQEQN; this is translated from the coding sequence atgaGACACATTAGCCACCTTGACACCACCATCAGCACCACAAAGGCAGCAGCCACTTCACCATCACCACCAGCAGTAGTCCAACCTCGCTCACCGTGGCACTCACCAGTGCCATACCTCTTTGGAGGTTTAGCAGCTATGTTGGGGTTGATTGCTTTTGCTTTATTAATCTTGGCTTGCTCTTATTGGAGAATTTCTGGTCGTTTAGACAGTGAAAATGAAGGTAATGATCTTGAAAgtggaaatgaaaaggaaggaAAGCCAGAGAATAAGGTTTTTGAAGAGAAGTTTTTGGTTATTATGGCTGGAAATGAGAAGCCAACATTTTTAGCCACTCCTGTTTGCAGCAAAGCCTCTTCCTTTGTAGCCAAGATTGATAACCAAGAAGAAGCGAAGACGGGGAGTACACCTACTGGTCATGATGACAaggtgaaaaatcaagaaatgattGGTGACAGCCATGATCAAGCAGCAACAACTACAACTGAAGAAAATACAGAGACGCAAGAGAACCAGCAAGCTCAAGAACAAAATTAA